From the genome of Lotus japonicus ecotype B-129 chromosome 6, LjGifu_v1.2, one region includes:
- the LOC130724964 gene encoding uncharacterized protein LOC130724964, producing the protein MWLSLSLYGSKLPFSMDMILTDDKILFFLYGFGGTGKTIVWNTLSAALRSRGLIVLNVASSGIASLLLPGGRTAHSRFSILISINDISSCNLRHDSPKAELLKKASLIIWDEAPMLNKHCFEALDRSLNDIMKTQFTHDYDIPFGGKVVVLEGDFRQILPVISKGSRSEIVGSAINSSYLWKHCKVMKLTINMRLQNATSTSSAAEIKEFADWLLQVGDGTVKTIDGEETLIEIPPDLLIEQCKELLLELVNFAYPKLANNLQKKSFFQERAIISPTLECVEEINNFMLAMIPGDETEYLSCDTPCKSDEDSGVNAEWFTSELINDFKCSGIPNHAIKLKAGVPIMLI; encoded by the exons ATGTGGCTTAGTCTGAGCTTATATggatccaagcttccattttccatggacatgATTCTTACGGATGACAAG attcttttttttctatatggttttggaggaaCGGGAAAAACAATTGTTTGGAATACATTATCTGCTGCTTTGCGTTCAAGGGGCCTTATCGTCTTAAATGTCGCATCTAGCGGAATTGCATCGCTATTGTTACCTGGAGGTAGAACTGCTCATTCAAGGTTTTCTAttcttatttcaataaatgatATATCAAGCTGTAATCTTCGTCACGATTCCCCAAAAGCTGAGTTATTGAAAAAAGCAAGCCTTATTATTTGGGATGAGGCACCTATGTTAAACAAACATTGCTTTGAAGCTTTAGACAGATCTCTTAATGACATTATGAAGACTCAGTTTACCCATGATTATGACATTCCATTCGGAGGTAAAGTTGTGGTACTAGAAGGcgactttagacaaatacttcCAGTTATTTCCAAAGGAAGTCGTTCAGAAATTGTCGGTTCAgctatcaattcttcatatttgtggaagcattgcaaggtaatgaaGCTGACTATTAATATGAGATTGCAAAATGCTACATCGACTTCTTCAGCTgcagaaataaaagagtttgcagattggttgcttcaagtgggagaTGGTACAGTTAAAACGATTGATGGGGAAGAAACACTTATTgagattcctccagatcttcttaTTGAACAGTGTAAGGAACTGTTGCTTGAATTAGTTAATTTTGCATATCCAAAACTTGCAaataatttgcaaaaaaaatcattctttCAAGAAAGAGCGATCATTTCACCAACACTTGAATGTGTAgaggaaatcaacaactttatgttagcAATGATTCCTGGTGATGAAACAGAATATTTGAGTTGTGATACTCCGTGCAAGTCAGACGAAGATTCGGGTGTCAATGCAGAATGGTTTACATCTGAATTGATAAATGATTTCAAATGCTCTGGAATTCCAAACCATGCAATTAAACTGAAAGCCGGTGTCCCTATCATGCTCATTTGA